From Brassica oleracea var. oleracea cultivar TO1000 chromosome C3, BOL, whole genome shotgun sequence, a single genomic window includes:
- the LOC106330532 gene encoding uncharacterized protein LOC106330532, with product MELFDRTHKNKAGAFVDERSEKIYNDVAARIDERETQLAQESADGSPVVLSTIEVDRIYEEVAPRKKGRVLGIGSVNDVPRATSSYGQRRDDEVSQLRDVLETTQHQLSSTQNELASTKTSFTARMSGLENFLDVIAATNPEWEAMFRTMKQQNPIPGETSVQVNEADLSRRSEEFYDAAMQH from the exons ATGGAACTTTTCGATCGGACCCACAAAAACAAGGCGGGCGCATTTGTAGATGAGAGGTCTGAGAAGATCTACAATGATGTGGCAGCTCGTATTGACGAGCGTGAGACCCAGCTGGCGCAGGAGTCCGCCGACGGATCACCCGTCGTCTTATCCACAATAGAAGTGGATAGAATTTACGAGGAG GTCGCTCCTAGGAAAAAGGGACGTGTGTTGGGGATTGGTTCCGTCAACGATGTTCCGAGAGCGACTTCCTCTTATGGCCAGAGACGGGATGATGAAGTCTCTCAGCTGCGCGACGTGTTGGAGACGACACAACATCAGCTGTCGTCGACACAAAACGAGTTGGCCTCGACAAAAACGTCGTTCACAGCTCGTATGAGTGGTCTCGAGAACTTCTTGGACGTCATAGCGGCCACAAATCCGGAATGGGAGGCCATGTTCAGGACCATGAAACAACAAAACCCCATTCCAGGCGAGACATCCGTGCAAGTCAACGAGGCAGATCTCTCGAGAAGGAGCGAGGAATTCTACGACGCGGCAATGCAGCATTAG
- the LOC106330533 gene encoding uncharacterized protein LOC106330533, with protein sequence MKATAEYATAKIAVWWDMKDCPIPEGYDSCRIRKILEGAFEEQGYSGPVSITAYGDQTETPGYILQGLFSTGVSVAHTRSESKNHLMYRDMVEWRGQNAPPATMMIISDLVAKGNQFSWDLVRQQQRTLYNLFLAYSVRPQGLNNVLSTSEEWCRNKLLKNKLSGPLVVVQGAKFYCKSCNFDSQSPEKFRKHLSSYKHAREEDVNHGFEKVRRYTEDWRRNYKATPEFATAKIQVLWDMFDCPIPEGYDARQVRPSIEAAFKDLGYSGPVSITAYGYHKHTPLQALSSTGVDVVHTVPGRGQSDINFHQREEPDVRRGNVCFGVEEDEAAAHSLEAPRRESRSASTSQSKPSVKMTNRNKVTSPTDLHVGDGFGCDGDVKSPLTAPSGTGEAIGAREKGGARLGLRGNFGGA encoded by the exons ATGAAGGCGACGGCTGAATACGCGACAGCTAAAATAGCGGTGTGGTGGGACATGAAGGACTGTCCGATTCCGGAGGGTTATGACTCTTGTCGGATCCGAAAGATTTTAGAAGGGGCGTTCGAGGAACAAGGCTACTCTGGTCCAGTCTCTATCACTGCCTATGGTGACCAAACAGAAACCCCTGGCTACATCCTGCAAGGGCTCTTTTCCACTGGAGTCTCTGTAGCACATACCAGATCCG AAAGCAAAAACCACCTCATGTATCGGGATATGGTGGAATGGAGAGGTCAGAATGCTCCTCCGGCTACAATGATGATCATATCAGATCTGGTGGCCAAGGGAAATCAATTCTCCTGGGATCTGGTCCGGCAACAACAACGGACGCTATACAACCTTTTTCTGGCTTATTCAGTTAGGCCACAAGGACTGAATAATGTCCTCTCAACAAGTGAAGAGTGGTGCAGGAACAAATTACTAAAAAATAAACTTAGCGGACCACTTGTTGTTGTTCAGGGAGCCAAGTTTTATTGCAAATCGTGCAATTTCGATAGCCAGAGCCCTGAGAAATTCAGGAAGCATCTCTCGAGTTATAAGCATGCACGGGAA GAGGATGTAAACCATGGGTTCGAGAAGGTCCGACGTTACACGGAGGATTGGAGAAGAAACTACAAGGCGACGCCTGAATTTGCGACAGCTAAAATACAGGTGTTGTGGGACATGTTTGACTGTCCGATACCCGAAGGTTATGATGCTCGTCAGGTCCGTCCGAGTATAGAAGCGGCATTCAAGGATCTAGGTTACTCTGGTCCTGTCTCCATCACTGCCTATGGCTACCATAAACATACTCCCCTACAAGCTCTCTCTTCCACTGGTGTCGATGTTGTACATACCGTTCCCG GCAGAGGCCAAAGTGACATTAACTTTCACCAGCGAGAAGAGCCAGACGTCAGGAGAGGAAACGTTTGCTTTGGTGTTGAGGAAGATGAAGCGGCGGCACATTCGCTAGAGGCACCGCGTCGCGAATCCCGTTCAGCTTCGACAAGTCAAAGCAAGCCATCTGTGAAGATGACGAACCGAAACAAAGTCACGTCACCAACAGATCTTCACGTCGGAGATGGATTTGGATGTGACGGGGACGTCAAGAGCCCTCTCACAGCGCCAAGCGGCACTGGAGAGGCGATCGGAGCAAGGGAAAAAGGAGGCGCGAGGTTAGGGTTGAGAGGAAATTTTGGGGGCGCCTGA
- the LOC106330534 gene encoding uncharacterized protein LOC106330534 translates to MHLLVLIGCFHLLFVGSRRICLSVDYNPYTQTPKFVELLNSQQDIVFRLVEESRVAEDSSQFRLVEESQATPAERRKRRKWTPTDDIVLISSWLNTSKDPVVGNEQRSGAFWKRIAAYFAASPKIAGLEQREASHCKQRWHKINDFVSKKCEDSAQSSSSHATGEADQGTIRPPGVKAAKVSGKKTMVEGKALAEFQSMWSIKEQDLAIKERLSKMSLLDSLLAKKEPLADYEEALKKKLINDMLSSLDPFATHKYWEHLCHGF, encoded by the exons ATGCATCTTCTTGTTCTGATTGGTTGTTTTCATTTGTTATTTGTTGGGTCTCGTCGAATCTGTCTTTCGGTGGATTATAATCCATATACGCAGACACCAAAGTTTGTTGAGCTTCTAAATAGTCAACAAGACATTGTGTTTCGTTTAGTAGAAGAGAGTCGAGTTGCTGAAGATTCATCACAGTTTCGTTTAGTAGAAGAGAGTCAAGCCACTCCTGCGGAGCGTAGAAAGCGAAGGAAATGGACTCCAACAGATGATATCGTGCTCATCAGCTCGTGGTTAAACACGAGCAAAGACCCTGTTGTTGGGAATGAGCAACGATCGGGTGCTTTCTGGAAGAGGATTGCAGCATACTTTGCGGCCAGTCCGAAGATTGCAGGCCTTGAACAGAGAGAAGCTAGCCACTGTAAGCAGCGTTGGCACAAGATCAATGATTTTGTCTCCAA AAAGTGTGAGGACAGTGCACAATCATCAAGCTCACACGCAACTGGTGAAGCTGATCAAGGTACCATTCGACCCCCTGGTGTTAAGGCAGCAAAGGTTTCTGGTAAGAAGACTATGGTAGAGGGGAAGGCGCTCGCAGAGTTTCAGAGCATGTGGTCCATCAAAGAGCAGGACTTGGCTATCAAAGAGAGGCTTTCCAAGATGAGTCTACTTGATAGTCTACTAGCCAAAAAGGAACCTCTAGCTGATTACGAAGAAGCTCTGAAGAAGAAGCTGATTAATGACATGTTGTCTA GTTTGGACCCTTTTGCAACACACAAGTATTGGGAGCATCTGTGTCACGGATTCTGA
- the LOC106328086 gene encoding glutaredoxin-C1, protein MGSMFSGNRLNKEEMEVVVNKAKEIVSAHPVVVFSKTYCGYCQSVKQLLTQLGATFKVLELDEMSDGGEIQSALSEWTGQSTVPNVFIKGKHIGGCDRVMESNKQGKLVPLLTEAGAISN, encoded by the exons ATGGGTTCTATGTTCAGTGGAAATCGATTGAACAAGGAAGAGATGGAGGTTGTCGTGAACAAAGCCAAAGAGATCGTCTCCGCTCACCCTGTCGTTGTCTTCAG CAAGACTTACTGTGGTTATTGCCAGAGTGTGAAACAGCTGTTGACACAGCTAGGAGCAACTTTTAAAGTACTTGAGCTCGATGAGATGA GTGATGGAGGTGAGATCCAATCAGCTTTATCTGAGTGGACTGGACAGAGCACTGTTCCTAATGTTTTCATCAAAGGCAAACATATCGGTGGATGTGATA GAGTGATGGAGAGTAACAAGCAAGGCAAGCTTGTGCCTCTACTTACTGAAGCTGGTGCTATCTCCAATTAA